The DNA segment CCCCGAAATCGATATGACAAACCGCTATTGTGTCGGTGCGGTCGGCTCTATTTTAAAAGATAATTCTTTCAATACATTGCCGGAGGCATCTTCTACTTTGACCGACCAATCCCCGGTCCATTGCGGCAGAATATTTTTGGAGCTCCAGGTCCGATAGGACGAACTCCTGACCGGCAGTTCCACGGTCGCCATTTCTTTACCCTGATAGTACCAGATATGCTTGATAGTCGTCTCCCCTTCACTCCCGGTGATTTTACTCCAGAGATAAATCTGACCTACGTCGGGAGAAAATGTCTCCGCCATACCGGTCGGCATTCGCTCCTGAATACCGGTGCAGACCTGCGCCTCAGCCTTAAGGGCGGGGGCGGCTTCTGTCGGGGTCTGGGATAGAGCCGCAACCGGCATCAAGAAGGCAATCAGGACAACGCCAAAAAGAAATCTTTTCAACATATCACTACTCCTTCCGGATTTCGTTGAGATTCCCGTGATATTCCTAGATTATTATACACCGGCCCCGCGGGCAACATAAAAATTAATTTCCTTGAGCGGACTTCAGGACGCCGATAAAGCGCCGGATATCGCCACTGTCATTGAATAGATGCGGTGAAATCCGTATGGCACCCTCGCGAAACGAGGCGATAATTTTTAATCCGGCCAGTCTCTTATATACATCTCTGGCCTCCGGGCAGGTAAAGGAGAGAATCGACGATCGGTGCTTCGCCTCCAATGATGACACCACCCGGTAATATCCGCTTTCGTTGAGATATTCTATTAAAGTATCGAGTAGTTCATGATTATGTTTCTGAATATTCGCCACCCCTAGAGAGGTTATAAGTTCCAGGGCCGCTT comes from the Candidatus Zixiibacteriota bacterium genome and includes:
- a CDS encoding conserved exported hypothetical protein (Evidence 4 : Unknown function but conserved in other organisms) yields the protein MLKRFLFGVVLIAFLMPVAALSQTPTEAAPALKAEAQVCTGIQERMPTGMAETFSPDVGQIYLWSKITGSEGETTIKHIWYYQGKEMATVELPVRSSSYRTWSSKNILPQWTGDWSVKVEDASGNVLKELSFKIEPTAPTQ